A window of Haloarcula marismortui ATCC 43049 genomic DNA:
AGCGACCAGGTCCACTGGAACGAAAGCGTCGGGAACTACTGGTCCCGGGCGAACCCGACGGACGTTGATGACGACGGTGTCGGCGACACCCGCTACCAGCCGGCTGGGACGGTCCAGCAGGTGACCGCGGAAAAGCCCGCTGCGCGGGTGTTCGCCAGTAGCCCGGCCTTCGACGCCGTTCGGCTGGCTGAGTCGTCCGTTCCAGTCGTTCAGTCGCCCGGCGTGGTCGATGCCCGCCCGCTCACCGAACCACCCCACGAGAACTGGAGGAGCTACTATGAACGTGATTGACGTCGACGACGTATCGAAAGCCTACGGCGACGTGCAGGCGCTCGATGGACTGAGTCTGTCTGTCGAACGGGGAGCTACCCTCGGCGTGTTCGGCACGAACGGGGCCGGCAAGACAACGCTGTTCAAACTGCTTGTCGGGCTGAACCGACCGGACGAGGGGAGCGTCTCAGTCGCCGGTGCGGACCCGACCGACGGGACCGCCGTTCGCGAGCGGGTGCGATACCTGCCGGAACACGCCGGCTTCCCGCCGAGCCTGACTGGCCGCGAAATACTCAGCTTCCACGCCCGGATGCGCTCGGTACCCCGGGAGGACCGAGACCACCACGTCGAGCGCATCCTGCACACTGTCGGACTCGCGGACGCCGCGGACCGCCGGGTCGGCGGCTACTCAAACGGAATGAACCGCCGGCTCGGCCTCGGGACGGCGCTCGTCGGCGAGCCGGCCGTGTTGATACTCGACGAACCGACCGCGGGGCTCGACCCCGACGGCATCCGGGCGTTCCACGAGGTCGTGGAAGCCCTTGCAGCCGAGACGGACGTGACTATTGTCTTCTCCTCGCACGCGCTCGGGGAGATTCAGCGGCTCTGCTCGGCGGCGGTCATCATCGCCGACGGACAGGTGGCAACCGCGGGGCCAGTCGAGGAGCTTCGCCGCGCTGCCGCCGACGAGGTGACGGTGTCGCTGTCGCTTGCGTCCGAGGCGGCTGCAAGCGACGTGGCGACCGACCTCGGGACCTCCGAGGCAGTGTCCACCGTCAGCCGCTCCGGTGCAGACGTGACGGCACGGACCACGCCGGCTGATGCTTACGACCTCCTGACCGCCGTTGGTGAGGGGGCCAACATCGACCGCTTCGAGGTCCGCGAGCCTGGCCTCGAAGCCGCGTTCCACGAGGCCGTCGGGGCGGATAACGGCGATGGCTCCGGCTCCGACAGCACAGCGTCGGCAGCGGCTGCGGAGGCGGCGACCGAGGACTCGGGAGGTGAGCCGGCATGAGCGAGGACGAGTCATCGACGGACCCGGCCCCCGACGGCGGCGTCGTTTCGGTCGACGCTCCGGCTACCCGGTTGCACGACGGCGGAACCGAGGGAAGTACGGCCACGGACGCTGCCGACGAATCGGCGCTCGCCCGGCTTGCCGACAGCAGTCTGCTGACCATCGCTCGCCGGGAGTACCGGCTGGCCGTCCGGAGCCGGTGGGCGCTCGGCGTGGCGCTGCTGTTCGGCCTCTTCACCACCGCAGTCGTCCAGTTCGGCGCGAGCTCGGTCGGCCCGGGTCGGTTTGACGCGGTGGTTGCGACTATCGCCGAACTCGGCGTCTACCTCGTCCCGCTGACCGCGCTAGCGGTCGGCTACGACGCCATTGTCGGTGCCGACGAGCGCGGGTCGCTCGAACTCATGCTCGCGCTCCCGGTCACGAAAGGCCGTGTCGTTGTCGGCACTGCCATCGGCCGGGCGGCGGTGCTGTCCGGCGCGATGTTGCTCGGCTTCGTTCCCGGCGCGCTGTTGACTGTCCGCTACATCGGTTTCGCCAGCGTCGGCCAGTACGCGACCGTCGCCCTCGCTGCGGTGTTGACCGGCTGTGCGATGCTCGGCGTGGCGGTGCTGGTCTCGACAGTCGCACGGACGAAAACGCACGCGCTCGGTGCCGCACTGGCCATCTGGTTGTGGGTCGCGCTGTTGCACGACTTGGTGGCGCTAGGGGCCGTCGCGGGGTTCGACCTCGGGTCCGGCGCTATCGCCGCGGCGATACTGCTCAACCCCGTGGACTGCTTCCGCGTGCTCGCACTCGCACAGGTCAACGTGGTCGCTGGCGGCTTCGGGAGCGTGCTGGCACAGGCCGGGCTGACCACGCCAATGGTCGCCGCGGGACTCGTCGCGTGGGTCGTCGTGCCCGTCGGCGTCGCCGCGAAACTCATTCAGCGGCGGCGTCTCTGAACCTAAATCGACTGCAGCGCTGTTTCTTCTGGTTCCTCGAACAGACTGGCGACCCGTTCCGTCGTCTCGGTGCGCTCGTGAGCGTTTTCCAGAAGGACGGTTTCGCTAGGGAACAGCTGCTCGCCGAGTTCGAGCCCGTGGTCCCGCGCAGTCGACCCCGTAACGGTGAGGTAGACGCCGAGGCCGGTCGCCGCGATGTCTGCCTCTTCCTCGCCGCCCTCCGTGGGATACGTAAAGGAGACGCCATCGAGCGCACTCGTTCCGAGGACGGCTTCAACGAGCCGCTCGTACCGCGGTGAGATACAGAGTTCACCCTCGTAGTTGGTGACGAAATCCCGGTCGAGAGGCCCGTCCTGTGTGTCCATGACCTCCGGCGTCGCTAGCAGTGTGTGATACACTGTATCGCCCAGCCCGGTCACGACCCGTACGTCGGTGTCCAGCGGATCGATGCGGTCGTTGATCTCGTGGATGGCGGTCAGCGGTTCGTCCCGAAGCTGAACGACTTCCTCGAGCACAAGGTCGGCGCTGTCGAACCCGAGCGCAAACTCGTGTGTCCGGAGCGCCCGGAACGGTTCCTCGCGGCCGACCAGCTGGACGTCACCGTGTTCGGTCGGCACAGTGACGCTGTCGAAGACGATCCGTCGGGGCATCCCGTCGCGGTCGTCACGGAGCAGCGTATACTCTGGCTTGTATGGCGCATCGAGCGAGGAGTAATCGCTGATGCGATGGTACACGTCGGCGACCGCGTCCTGATTGCCTTTGGTGACGGCCTTCTCGTAGCGAAGCGTCGAGATGATATCGTCGGCCAGGTCGGTCGTCCCCGTGCGTCCGGCGAGTCGCTCCAGCACTGCTTCGAGGGGCCGGCCCTTGCGCGGGACGGCCACTCTCGTCGTCGTCATTATGCAGGCACAGACGGGGGACCGGTAAAACGAGTTCGGTTAGTCGCCGCCGCCGATGACCGACGACAGCTGTTCGCGCCACTGTTTGAGCTCTTCGATCTCCGATTCGGTTTCGTTTATCCGGTCAGCGAGTTTCCCATCGTCAATCTCCTCGCGGACGGCTTCGATGTCGTCTTCGAGATCGTCAAGCTGCCCTTCGACGCTCTCGACTTCTCCGGAAAGCTCGTCGACCTTGTCGGAGGCGGACGTGGCTGTATTCGTCGCCGACTGGACCTCGTCCTGAAACCCTTCCAAGGCCTCTTCGAAGGAATTGAGGCGCTCGCCGAACTCCTGAATCATGTCCTCGCCAGTGCCGTTCTCCTCGAGGAACTCTTCGAGGGCATCGGTGTACGCACGGAGGTCTGCAACATCGCTCTGGATGCGCTGAATCCGAGCATCATTGACGCCGCCAGTGTCGCTGTCGTCCTCAGAAACGGCGTCAAGCGCGCGCTTGAGGAGCTTCACGTCTTCGGGTGAGACGTTCTGATCGCGGATTTCCTGTGCCATCGTCGCAACGACAGCGCCGGATTGTACCTCGGAGTCCGCCGGTGCGGCGTTGCTCTCTTCGGGGGCTTCGACACTTGCGTCCGGGTTGTTCGGGTCCGAGAGGTCGAGCGTCTCGATATCCTCGTCGTCATCGTCTTCGAGACCGGGAACGCTGTCAGCGTCACCAGCGATGACGTCTCGGACAGCCTCGTCGCCGCCTCCGACGAGGTCCTCCTGGTCTTCATCCAGTGGCGGGTCCACACTCTCGATTTCGGGTTCCGTCAAGAATTTCTCGACGTCGTCGGTGCCCGTCGCACGAATGCCGTAGACAGTCGTGTAGTCGGCTTCGGCTTCAAGTTCCTTCTCGAAGGCGATCCGGTTTTCGTTGATGTCCCAGTACTCGCTGCCGTACTCGGGGTGGAAGCCCAGATCCTCGACTGCCACGTCGTCTGGAACAGTGTCGACTAGCCTGACTGTCACCGGAACGGACCGCCGCGAAGTGAGATTAAACGCTATCGCGGGCACGGGAAACTCGTCCGCCTCGAACCGCTTGGTCACTGTCACACCATCGGCAGCGACAGTGACTTCGTCGTAGGCTTGCGAATTGCTCATGGTCTGTATGGTCTCAGCAATAGTATTAAAGGTACGTACCTGACCAACATTTACGCCTTTTTTCTATACGACGGTCATTAATATAATGTGTTAGACGTAAGCTCAGTAACACGAACAGGGCGTGAGACAGGAAGGATTGATAATCCGTCTGCTCAGCACTGGCAGACCGCTTTCAGTCGAGGTCGTACCGATCGCCGATTTCAATGATTGAAAACGTCGAGGGATGCTCGAAGCTGTTGGCGTGGTTGTGCAGGACGGTCGGCTCCGTTGTCATTCCCTTCCACATGTCCCAGTGGGTCGGGATGAGGGTATCCAGCTGGAGTTCGTTCGCGGCTTCGATAATCATGTTCTCGTCGTTGTACCACTGCGTTCGCGTCGGTTCGCCGGTCTCCTTGTCGTCGATCATCCCGACCGTCCCGAACGCGAGAACGCCGGCGTCAATGTCGTAGCGCTCGCCGACAGACTCGAACTCGCCGGGGCGGGCGTCGCCGCCGTGGAAGAACGTACCGGCGTCGTGTTCGAACACGTACGACACCGAGTGCTCGGCGTCGGGATCGTTGGCCGGTTCGACGTGAACTGTCAGGTCGCCGATTTCGAGCGTGTCCCCCTCCGTGACTTCGTGGAGCTGGTCGTCGGTGACGCTATAGTTCTCCAGCCACGCCTCCTCTCGGATAACGTCGTGACCACTGTCAGTCGTATAGTAGTCCGCGCCCGTCCCGGCGAGAATCGGCGCTTGTGACGGCCCGTGAACGTGGTCGGTATGCTCGTGGGTACCCAGAACCGCGTCGCACTCGGTGATGTCTTCGGGATTGAACGGCACTGGGACCATCCGGACGGTTCGCGGCGGGTCGCCCGTGCCGAGATACGGGTCGATGAAGACGGTCGTCCCGCCACTGGATTTCACGATGAAGCCGTTACAGCCCAGATACCAGATCGCCAGTCCGTCGGGTGTCGCCGACTCCACCGCACGCGGGAGCCAGTCGTCCCAATCAGATTCGACTGTCATGTCGGGAGATGCCACGCCCGGTCGCTAAGATGTTTCGAAGACGCCGGGCCGTCGGTCGCTGGCTGCTGTACGGATACTTCGGCCAGCAATTCGAACCGACCTCCGCAGTCGCCGATGGCTTTCGGTCGTCGTGGGGCCTCTCGCTGTCTGAGAACGGAGCCCTCGGTTTATTTACCAACTGAGAGAAATACAACCTGTATGTACGATCACATTCTCCTCGCCTCGGATGGAACAGAAGCTTCAACCAACGCCGAGTCCCACGCGATTTCCCTCGCAGCGGAACACGGTGCGGCCCTCCACGTGCTGTATGTCGTTGACGAGGACGTGTACACGGCCTACAGCGGTGACGAATACGTCGACGAATCGGAGGGGCCCGAGCATGGTCTCGAAGAGACGGGTCAGGAGACGCTGGCCCGGATACAGGCCGACGCGGAGGCGTCGGGCGTCGACGCAACGACGACCCTGAAACACGGACGGCCGGCCGAATCCGTCATCGAAACCGCCGACGAGGCGGACGTCGATCTGCTCGTGCTCGGGACGAAGCGGCGGCCGGCGGAGTACCGGAGTCTCCTCGGCAGCATCACCGACAAAGTGCTCAGGCTGAGCGAGCGACCAGCGGTCGTGGTGAAAACCGAAGTCGAGGAGTAACCCTCAGTCGGTCAAGTGTTTCGCTGACTGGCAATAGCTGTCGGCGGCATCGGCGCTCCTGACCGGCAGCTTCAGGGTCGGCGAAAAGTACAACCGCGAAAAATACCGGGGTTCAGTCCTCGCAGCAACCGCCGGCTTTCTGGCCGAAGTCGACAGCCAGTTCCTCGGACACGATCTCGTTGAGTTCCTGCAGGCGCAGTTCGAGTTCGTTCTGGGCCTCAAGATAGTCGCTCATCACCGGGATGTCGTGAAGTTCCTCCTGCTTTTGCTGGACCTTCCGGAGGTCCTCCTGAGAGGCGTTCCCGGTCTGGCGGGCGAGCATGAACTCCTCGCGGATCTGCTCGAACTCCTTGATGGCCGCCTGCGCCTCGTCGTGGTTTTCGACGGCGTCTTTCGTCTCCTTGAATCGCTGGTACACCGGGAGCTCGGCGATTGCTTCGCCGAACTCTGTAGCGAGTGCCTCGACGCGGTCACCGTCGATGTCAGCGGCGGTATCGGTCTCGATACTCATCGCTATATCGTATGGACTCGGGCGGTATAGGCCTGCCGAAACCGGGTTGTTATACGCAGGACAGTGCCTCAGTGCTAGCACAATAGGCTGCGTCTGTTACGTTGGGCAGGACCCGGAACTGTGGTTCCAGTTGCACATAGCCAGCCTTGCTCGGTCTCGATATGGCGAGCCGGAGTTATCAGTGGTTGTAATCAGCCAGAAATGATATATCCTGCCCGTTGGTCCTTACAATAATGGCTAAACAAGCTACAACGAGCAGACTGTTGCCGGAATCTATGGACAACAGTGGAGAGTTCTGGCTTCACGCATTCGAATCGCTTGTGGCAGATTTACCGGAGCCGGCGTTCGTGGTCGACGCGGACGGCGATATCACGCACTGGAACCAGGCGGTTGAAAACATCCTTGGGCTCCCGGCGAGCGAGGCTGTCGGGATGAACGCATACGACGTGTTCGGCACAGAGGGACAGGACGAGACGCTCGCCCAGGAGGTCATCAGAACCGGGGAGCCAGTCCGGGAAGACGAGTTCCGCTCCGCAGAACGACCCGACGGGACGATGGCACACGCGCGAGCGGTGGCTATTCCGCTCATGGGTCCCGGCGGGGACGCTATCGGTGCCTTAGAGCTACTGATCGATTTCAGCGATATCGTCGAACAGCGTGAGGCGCTCCAGAGCCTCCAGTCACAGATGGCGACGGACGTCGAGTCAGCGGTCGGCGAAATCGGCGACTCCGCCGCGGCCGTTACCGAGCAGTCCGACGATATCAAGCAGATGGCCGGCGAGCAGTCTGAAAACCTCGATGAGGTCCAGTCCGAGGTCTCCGGGTTCAGTGCGACTGTCGAGGAAATTGCCTCCAGTGCCGAGGAAGTGAGCAGCCAGAGCGGTGAGGCCAGGGAACTCGCCGAGGAATCCGTCGAGACAGCCGAGGAAACCATCGAACGCGTCGAAGACGCGACTGAATCCGCCGAACAGGTCGCGTCGGACTCGACGGAACTCCGGGGCCATATCGAGGAGATCGACGAATTCGTCGAGGTGATCAACGACATCGCGGACCAGACGAATATGCTGGCGCTGAACGCCAACATCGAAGCCGCGCGAAGCAACAGCGACAGCGACGGGTTCGCGGTCGTCGCCGACGAGATCAAGGAACTGGCCGACGAGTCCAAACAGCACGCTGACGAAGTCGAGCGCATCGTCGGGGAGGTCCGCGAGATGGCCGACAGCACCGCCGAAAACGTCGAGGAGACGACGGACGCGATTCAGCAGGCACTCACCGACATAGAGACGGTGCTAGACAACCAGCAGGCCATCGTCGACGCGACCTCGGAGACGGAACAGGGCATCGGCGAAGTCGCGGCGGCGACGGACGACCAGGCCGCAAGCGCCGAAGAAATCGCTAGCATGATCGACGAAATCGCCCAACGTGCCGCCGAGGTGTCCGAGTCCATCGACGAGCT
This region includes:
- a CDS encoding MBL fold metallo-hydrolase translates to MTVESDWDDWLPRAVESATPDGLAIWYLGCNGFIVKSSGGTTVFIDPYLGTGDPPRTVRMVPVPFNPEDITECDAVLGTHEHTDHVHGPSQAPILAGTGADYYTTDSGHDVIREEAWLENYSVTDDQLHEVTEGDTLEIGDLTVHVEPANDPDAEHSVSYVFEHDAGTFFHGGDARPGEFESVGERYDIDAGVLAFGTVGMIDDKETGEPTRTQWYNDENMIIEAANELQLDTLIPTHWDMWKGMTTEPTVLHNHANSFEHPSTFSIIEIGDRYDLD
- a CDS encoding universal stress protein produces the protein MYDHILLASDGTEASTNAESHAISLAAEHGAALHVLYVVDEDVYTAYSGDEYVDESEGPEHGLEETGQETLARIQADAEASGVDATTTLKHGRPAESVIETADEADVDLLVLGTKRRPAEYRSLLGSITDKVLRLSERPAVVVKTEVEE
- a CDS encoding ABC transporter permease — its product is MSEDESSTDPAPDGGVVSVDAPATRLHDGGTEGSTATDAADESALARLADSSLLTIARREYRLAVRSRWALGVALLFGLFTTAVVQFGASSVGPGRFDAVVATIAELGVYLVPLTALAVGYDAIVGADERGSLELMLALPVTKGRVVVGTAIGRAAVLSGAMLLGFVPGALLTVRYIGFASVGQYATVALAAVLTGCAMLGVAVLVSTVARTKTHALGAALAIWLWVALLHDLVALGAVAGFDLGSGAIAAAILLNPVDCFRVLALAQVNVVAGGFGSVLAQAGLTTPMVAAGLVAWVVVPVGVAAKLIQRRRL
- a CDS encoding YlbF family regulator; translation: MSIETDTAADIDGDRVEALATEFGEAIAELPVYQRFKETKDAVENHDEAQAAIKEFEQIREEFMLARQTGNASQEDLRKVQQKQEELHDIPVMSDYLEAQNELELRLQELNEIVSEELAVDFGQKAGGCCED
- a CDS encoding methyl-accepting chemotaxis protein translates to MDNSGEFWLHAFESLVADLPEPAFVVDADGDITHWNQAVENILGLPASEAVGMNAYDVFGTEGQDETLAQEVIRTGEPVREDEFRSAERPDGTMAHARAVAIPLMGPGGDAIGALELLIDFSDIVEQREALQSLQSQMATDVESAVGEIGDSAAAVTEQSDDIKQMAGEQSENLDEVQSEVSGFSATVEEIASSAEEVSSQSGEARELAEESVETAEETIERVEDATESAEQVASDSTELRGHIEEIDEFVEVINDIADQTNMLALNANIEAARSNSDSDGFAVVADEIKELADESKQHADEVERIVGEVREMADSTAENVEETTDAIQQALTDIETVLDNQQAIVDATSETEQGIGEVAAATDDQAASAEEIASMIDEIAQRAAEVSESIDELADANETQHRLAQDLEENVERVERRLAEIME
- a CDS encoding ABC transporter ATP-binding protein, with product MNVIDVDDVSKAYGDVQALDGLSLSVERGATLGVFGTNGAGKTTLFKLLVGLNRPDEGSVSVAGADPTDGTAVRERVRYLPEHAGFPPSLTGREILSFHARMRSVPREDRDHHVERILHTVGLADAADRRVGGYSNGMNRRLGLGTALVGEPAVLILDEPTAGLDPDGIRAFHEVVEALAAETDVTIVFSSHALGEIQRLCSAAVIIADGQVATAGPVEELRRAAADEVTVSLSLASEAAASDVATDLGTSEAVSTVSRSGADVTARTTPADAYDLLTAVGEGANIDRFEVREPGLEAAFHEAVGADNGDGSGSDSTASAAAAEAATEDSGGEPA